From the Streptomyces syringium genome, one window contains:
- a CDS encoding SACE_7040 family transcriptional regulator, whose amino-acid sequence MTDAATRLQPAPALTRREQILREAARLFAERGFHGVGVDEIGAAVGISGPGLYRHFAGKDAMLAELLVGISERLFDGGCKRVAEAAAEADGDPAAVLDSLIDGHIDFALDDRALITLHDRELGQLRDSDRKQVRSLQRRYVELWVDVVRRLHPDATEADVRAAVHAVFGLLNSTPHLSRPAALPGRTATAALLRRLALGALAALSADAV is encoded by the coding sequence GTGACCGACGCAGCAACCCGCCTCCAGCCCGCCCCCGCCCTCACCCGCCGTGAGCAGATCCTCCGGGAGGCCGCCCGCCTCTTCGCCGAGCGCGGTTTCCACGGTGTCGGGGTGGACGAGATAGGGGCGGCGGTCGGCATCAGCGGCCCCGGTCTCTACCGGCACTTCGCCGGCAAGGACGCGATGCTGGCGGAGCTGCTGGTGGGCATCAGCGAGCGGCTCTTCGACGGGGGCTGCAAGCGGGTCGCCGAGGCCGCGGCCGAGGCGGACGGAGACCCGGCCGCCGTGCTCGACTCGCTCATCGACGGCCATATCGACTTCGCCCTGGACGACCGGGCGCTGATCACCCTCCACGACCGTGAGCTGGGCCAGCTGCGCGACAGCGACCGCAAGCAGGTGCGCTCCCTCCAGCGCCGGTACGTGGAGCTGTGGGTCGACGTCGTCCGCCGGCTCCACCCGGACGCCACCGAGGCCGACGTCCGCGCCGCCGTGCACGCCGTCTTCGGCCTGCTCAACTCCACCCCGCACCTCAGCCGCCCCGCCGCCCTCCCGGGCCGCACGGCCACGGCGGCGCTGCTGCGGCGGCTGGCGCTCGGTGCGCTTGCCGCGTTGTCCGCGGATGCGGTGTAG
- a CDS encoding carboxyl transferase domain-containing protein yields the protein MQQAPVLGSTADPASDAWRANEAAHRELAAGLREKLAAARLGGGEKARARHTARGKLLPRDRVDALLDPGSPFLELAPLAAEGMYGGAAPAAGVISGIGRVSGREVVIVANDATVKGGTYYPMTVKKHLRAQEVALENRLPCLYLVDSGGAFLPLQDEVFPDRDHFGRIFYNQARMSGAGIPQIAAVLGSCTAGGAYVPAMSDEAVIVRDQGTIFLGGPPLVKAATGEVVTAEELGGGEVHSKVSGVTDHLADDDAHALRIVRNIVATLPGRGPLPWAVEPAEEPRVDPRGLYGAVPVDSRTPYDAREIIARIVDGSRFQEFKAEFGQTLVTGFARIHGHPVGIVANNGILFSESAQKGAHFIELCDQRGIPLLFLQNISGFMVGRQYEAGGIAKHGAKMVTAVACTRVPKLTVVVGGSYGAGNYSMCGRAYSPRFLWMWPNAKISVMGGEQAASVLATVKRDQLEARGEEWSAADEDAFRAPVREQYETQGSAYYATARLWDDGVIDPLETRQVLGLALTACANAPLPAKDPSAPGYGVFRM from the coding sequence ATGCAGCAGGCACCGGTGCTGGGGAGCACCGCAGATCCGGCGTCCGACGCCTGGCGGGCCAATGAGGCCGCCCACCGCGAGCTGGCCGCCGGACTGCGCGAGAAGCTCGCCGCCGCGCGGCTGGGCGGGGGCGAGAAGGCCCGCGCACGGCACACCGCGCGGGGAAAGCTGCTCCCGCGCGACCGGGTGGACGCGCTCCTGGATCCCGGGTCGCCGTTCCTGGAGCTCGCGCCGCTGGCGGCCGAGGGGATGTACGGCGGGGCCGCCCCGGCGGCGGGCGTCATCTCCGGCATCGGGCGGGTCTCCGGGCGCGAGGTGGTGATCGTCGCCAATGACGCCACGGTCAAGGGCGGCACGTACTACCCGATGACCGTCAAGAAGCATCTGCGCGCCCAGGAGGTCGCGCTGGAGAACCGGCTCCCCTGCCTGTATCTCGTGGACTCCGGCGGTGCGTTCCTCCCCTTGCAGGACGAGGTCTTCCCCGACCGCGACCACTTCGGCCGGATCTTCTACAACCAGGCCCGGATGTCCGGCGCCGGCATCCCGCAGATCGCGGCGGTGCTCGGCTCCTGCACGGCGGGTGGCGCCTACGTCCCGGCGATGAGCGACGAGGCGGTGATCGTGCGCGACCAGGGCACGATCTTCCTGGGCGGCCCGCCGCTGGTGAAGGCCGCGACGGGCGAGGTCGTCACCGCGGAGGAGCTGGGCGGCGGCGAGGTCCACTCCAAGGTCTCGGGCGTCACCGACCACCTCGCCGACGACGACGCGCACGCCCTGCGGATCGTGCGCAACATCGTGGCCACCCTCCCCGGGCGCGGCCCGCTGCCCTGGGCGGTGGAGCCCGCCGAGGAGCCCCGGGTGGACCCCAGGGGGCTGTACGGCGCGGTCCCGGTCGACTCCCGCACCCCCTACGACGCCCGCGAGATCATCGCGCGGATCGTCGACGGCTCCCGCTTCCAGGAGTTCAAGGCGGAGTTCGGGCAGACCCTGGTGACGGGCTTCGCCCGGATCCACGGCCACCCGGTGGGCATCGTCGCCAACAACGGCATCCTCTTCTCCGAATCCGCCCAGAAGGGCGCGCACTTCATCGAGCTGTGCGACCAGCGCGGCATCCCCCTGCTCTTCCTGCAGAACATCTCCGGCTTCATGGTCGGGCGGCAGTACGAGGCGGGCGGCATCGCCAAGCACGGCGCGAAGATGGTCACGGCGGTGGCCTGCACCCGCGTCCCCAAGCTCACGGTCGTCGTCGGCGGCTCGTACGGCGCGGGCAACTACTCGATGTGCGGCAGGGCCTACTCCCCCCGCTTCCTGTGGATGTGGCCCAACGCCAAGATCTCCGTGATGGGCGGCGAGCAGGCCGCGTCCGTCCTCGCCACCGTCAAGCGCGACCAGCTCGAAGCGCGCGGGGAGGAGTGGAGCGCGGCCGACGAGGACGCCTTCCGGGCCCCGGTCCGCGAGCAGTACGAGACGCAGGGCAGCGCCTACTACGCCACCGCGCGGCTGTGGGACGACGGGGTGATCGACCCGCTGGAGACCCGGCAGGTGCTCGGCCTCGCGCTGACCGCCTGCGCCAACGCCCCGCTGCCCGCGAAGGACCCGTCGGCGCCCGGCTACGGCGTCTTCCGGATGTGA